In Nostoc sp. GT001, a genomic segment contains:
- a CDS encoding cytochrome P450, with protein MTTNYNLPDGPQMPRWLRMIKFISQPVKYVDDFAQIYGDTFTIRSNRSDNHLVYFSQPQALEQIFTADSSHFEVGRGNIGLKFLLGDRSFMLSDGDRHQRQRQLLAPPFHGERMRAYGEEIREITRQVTNEWQIGKPFKIRESMQEITLRVILRVVFGLNDGQLFEELRRSLSDLLDFITSPLMSSAFFFQFMQKDFGAWSPWGWVLQQRQKIDGLIYALLRERRAEPEQNRQDILSLMMAARYDDGQGMSDEELHDELMTLLVAGHETTASALTWAFYWIDRLPEVREKLLQELNTIGVNHDLSSVGKLPYLTAVCQETLRLYPIVMTAFPRIVKTPITIMGYELREGTVIIPSIYLAHHREEVYPQSKQFKPERFLERQYSPYEYLPFGGGNRRCIGMAFAQYEMKIVLATVLSEFQVSLVNKRPVRPVRRGLTLAAPAGMRMVATPQVKRVNTPVLV; from the coding sequence ATGACAACTAATTACAATTTGCCTGATGGGCCTCAAATGCCACGCTGGCTGAGGATGATCAAGTTTATTAGTCAGCCAGTGAAATATGTGGATGATTTTGCCCAAATCTACGGTGACACTTTCACCATCAGGAGTAATCGCTCTGATAATCATCTTGTGTATTTTAGTCAACCCCAAGCGCTTGAGCAGATTTTTACTGCTGATTCCAGCCATTTTGAGGTTGGCAGGGGGAACATAGGACTAAAATTTTTACTTGGCGATCGCTCCTTCATGTTATCAGATGGCGATCGCCACCAGAGGCAACGGCAATTATTAGCTCCTCCCTTTCATGGCGAAAGGATGCGCGCTTACGGTGAGGAAATTCGGGAAATCACCCGACAGGTGACTAATGAATGGCAAATTGGTAAACCTTTTAAGATCCGTGAGTCGATGCAAGAAATTACCTTGCGTGTTATTCTGCGGGTTGTATTTGGTTTGAATGATGGACAGCTGTTTGAGGAACTGAGGCGATCGCTAAGTGACTTGTTAGACTTCATCACTTCGCCTCTAATGTCCAGCGCCTTCTTTTTCCAGTTCATGCAAAAAGATTTCGGTGCGTGGAGTCCGTGGGGCTGGGTTCTGCAACAACGGCAAAAAATTGATGGACTGATTTATGCTTTACTTCGAGAACGTCGGGCTGAACCCGAGCAAAATCGCCAAGATATCCTAAGTTTGATGATGGCGGCTCGTTACGACGATGGTCAAGGGATGTCAGATGAAGAATTACACGACGAGTTAATGACACTGCTAGTTGCGGGACATGAAACCACCGCTTCGGCTTTGACGTGGGCTTTTTACTGGATTGATCGTTTACCAGAGGTGCGTGAGAAGTTGTTACAGGAACTCAACACCATTGGAGTTAACCACGATTTGAGTAGTGTAGGTAAATTACCCTATTTGACAGCAGTTTGCCAAGAGACATTGCGACTTTACCCAATTGTCATGACTGCTTTCCCCCGGATTGTGAAAACCCCAATTACAATTATGGGCTACGAACTGCGAGAGGGAACGGTAATAATCCCCAGCATTTATTTAGCGCATCATCGGGAAGAAGTTTACCCACAATCCAAGCAGTTCAAACCAGAACGCTTTTTAGAAAGACAATATTCACCTTATGAATATTTACCCTTTGGTGGCGGTAATCGTCGCTGTATTGGGATGGCATTTGCCCAGTATGAAATGAAAATTGTCTTGGCAACTGTTTTGTCAGAATTTCAAGTTTCGCTAGTGAATAAACGTCCCGTGCGTCCTGTGCGCCGTGGGTTAACTTTAGCTGCACCTGCTGGAATGCGGATGGTTGCTACACCTCAAGTTAAGCGTGTAAATACACCAGTGTTAGTTTAG
- a CDS encoding ParA family protein has protein sequence MPKIIAILNGKGGVGKTTTAVNLAANFAKKKKVLLIDADIQGSASWWFGRSQQGMGFDLSQETDPALLSDLGKITGYDLVVVDTPPALRSEALVAVVAIADYLVLPTPPSAMDLAILVETVKEAVIPLGTPHRVLLTKVDTRSLGEAQEAKNTLTRLGIPTCNTFIRAYKAHERAALEGVAITQWRGGNAREAELDYRRAADELQRDWRK, from the coding sequence GTGCCAAAAATCATCGCTATTCTCAACGGTAAAGGAGGAGTCGGTAAAACGACTACCGCAGTCAATCTGGCTGCAAACTTTGCGAAGAAAAAAAAGGTGCTGCTGATTGACGCAGATATTCAAGGTTCTGCCAGTTGGTGGTTTGGGCGCAGTCAGCAGGGAATGGGATTTGATTTATCTCAAGAAACCGATCCCGCACTTTTAAGTGATTTAGGAAAAATAACAGGTTACGATTTAGTAGTGGTGGATACACCTCCCGCCCTGCGCTCTGAAGCATTAGTGGCGGTAGTTGCGATCGCAGATTATCTAGTTTTGCCGACACCCCCATCTGCAATGGATTTAGCAATCCTCGTGGAAACAGTCAAGGAAGCCGTCATCCCCTTGGGAACCCCCCATCGGGTATTGCTCACCAAAGTCGATACGCGCAGTCTGGGGGAAGCACAAGAAGCAAAAAACACTCTGACTCGCTTAGGTATTCCTACTTGTAATACCTTCATCCGTGCCTATAAAGCTCATGAACGAGCAGCACTTGAAGGTGTAGCGATTACTCAATGGCGAGGAGGAAACGCACGGGAGGCGGAATTAGACTACCGCCGTGCAGCTGATGAATTACAGCGTGATTGGAGAAAATAA
- a CDS encoding tautomerase family protein has product MVQIKIYGTASFIRHSRSAISDTIHSCVVEALAYPQDKRTHRFFPLEPDDFIYPLGRSEKYIIIEISMFEGRTIETKKKLIRLLFSGLSEQVAIAPIDIEITITETPKHNWGIRGTTGDELNLNYQVQV; this is encoded by the coding sequence ATGGTACAAATCAAAATCTATGGCACTGCTTCATTTATCCGTCATTCTCGCAGTGCCATTTCTGACACAATTCATTCTTGTGTTGTTGAAGCTTTAGCATATCCTCAAGATAAGCGTACCCATCGGTTCTTCCCTCTCGAACCTGATGATTTCATCTACCCTTTAGGACGCTCAGAGAAATACATCATCATTGAGATTAGTATGTTTGAGGGACGCACTATTGAAACGAAAAAGAAATTAATTAGGTTGTTGTTTTCTGGCTTATCTGAACAAGTTGCAATTGCACCTATAGATATAGAAATCACGATTACAGAAACCCCAAAACACAACTGGGGTATCCGGGGAACAACAGGAGATGAATTAAACTTAAATTACCAAGTGCAAGTGTAA
- a CDS encoding alpha/beta hydrolase: protein MFPNFLPTAVEQLTEPTSIALARSIQTTAITTPLTNQAVTTTYVKQGCGGTPILLIHGFDSSVLEFRRLLPLLSEDNETWAVDLLGFGFTDRLSGIAYSPTAIKTHLYYFWKSLINQPVILVGASMGGATAIDFTLAYPEVVEKLVLIDSAGLAGGSPLSKFMFPPLDYLATRFLSNMKVRDRVSRIGYKNQTLASIDALCCGALHLQMPSWNQALISFTKSGGYSAFRLETLSQIVQQTLILWGDSDKILGTEDATKFQKAIPNSTLTWIQDCGHLPHLEQPQITAQHILDFRVER, encoded by the coding sequence ATGTTTCCGAATTTTCTTCCTACGGCAGTTGAGCAACTCACAGAACCTACTTCGATCGCACTAGCTCGGAGTATTCAAACAACTGCGATCACTACTCCTTTAACTAATCAAGCAGTTACCACAACCTATGTCAAGCAAGGGTGTGGTGGAACTCCGATTTTATTAATTCACGGTTTTGACAGTTCTGTATTAGAATTTCGGCGGCTTTTGCCACTGCTTTCTGAAGATAATGAAACTTGGGCAGTGGATTTATTGGGTTTTGGTTTTACAGATAGACTTTCAGGAATTGCCTATAGCCCAACTGCGATTAAAACCCATCTTTATTATTTCTGGAAAAGCCTAATTAACCAACCTGTAATTTTAGTGGGCGCTTCAATGGGGGGTGCGACGGCAATTGATTTTACGTTGGCTTACCCGGAAGTGGTAGAAAAGCTAGTGTTAATTGATAGTGCGGGGTTAGCAGGTGGTTCGCCATTGAGCAAATTCATGTTTCCACCATTAGATTATTTAGCAACTCGGTTTTTGAGTAATATGAAGGTGCGCGATCGCGTTTCTCGCATTGGATATAAAAATCAAACTCTTGCCTCTATCGATGCGTTATGTTGTGGCGCATTACACTTACAAATGCCGAGTTGGAATCAAGCTCTGATTTCTTTCACTAAAAGTGGTGGTTACAGTGCTTTTAGACTAGAGACATTATCACAAATTGTGCAACAAACGCTAATTTTGTGGGGCGATTCCGATAAAATTTTGGGTACTGAGGATGCCACAAAGTTTCAAAAGGCAATCCCAAACAGTACTCTCACCTGGATTCAAGATTGTGGTCATCTTCCACACTTGGAACAACCACAAATCACCGCGCAGCATATTTTAGACTTTCGTGTTGAAAGATAG
- a CDS encoding BMC domain-containing protein: MPMAVGVIETLGFPSVLAAADAMVKAAAVTIVYYGQAESARLLVAVRGHVSEVNRAVEAGIVAGEEVKVGTVITYYIVPNPPENVETILPIHFTEESEPFRMF, encoded by the coding sequence ATGCCAATGGCGGTTGGCGTAATTGAAACTTTAGGTTTTCCGAGTGTCTTAGCAGCAGCAGATGCAATGGTCAAAGCTGCCGCAGTCACAATTGTGTATTATGGTCAAGCGGAAAGTGCCCGCTTGTTAGTCGCCGTCCGGGGACACGTTTCTGAAGTAAATAGAGCTGTTGAAGCCGGAATAGTAGCTGGAGAGGAAGTAAAAGTTGGTACAGTAATTACCTACTACATCGTTCCTAATCCCCCAGAAAATGTGGAAACCATATTACCAATCCATTTCACTGAGGAATCAGAACCTTTCCGTATGTTCTAA
- a CDS encoding carbon dioxide-concentrating mechanism protein CcmK: protein MSLQAVGALETKGFPAVLAAADAMVKAGRVTLVGYIRVGSARFTVNIRGDVSEVKAAMAAGVEAAENVYGGTLESWVIIPRPHENVEAVLPIAYTEQVQGYRESVENPIVRANNR, encoded by the coding sequence ATGTCATTACAGGCAGTTGGAGCACTTGAAACTAAAGGTTTTCCTGCGGTGCTAGCAGCAGCAGATGCTATGGTAAAAGCTGGTCGAGTTACCCTCGTTGGTTATATCAGAGTAGGTAGCGCTCGCTTTACAGTTAATATTCGTGGCGATGTTTCGGAAGTAAAAGCCGCTATGGCTGCCGGTGTTGAAGCCGCAGAAAATGTTTATGGCGGTACACTTGAATCCTGGGTGATTATTCCTCGTCCCCATGAAAACGTTGAAGCTGTTCTGCCAATTGCTTACACAGAACAAGTCCAAGGGTATCGAGAGTCTGTAGAAAATCCCATTGTTAGAGCGAACAATCGATAG
- a CDS encoding HetZ-related protein 2 gives MGVVMQTSKLSFEECNLTMTMDVEKLALDWQKRLAVECPDQNEAARQSIILWLLGSDSKRFDLYNPKELDIAKQAMEYRWRILRQRYLGLGRERAYRNLITRLGSLVTLRNKIQTWVSLSRDRQRSVMDVLQEVLQELLQNDSQMQQQMADIAKYTTDRRLGDALLFASLEEYCLRPVRNQPLLAYRFVNYLRRTQRGGLTQVPGRDLVRLVSEEVLTDDSDNRVNLVDSQAIAEYQEAQQLEEQQGLRQSVQKEFEDYLQENLGTDAVEWLRLYLQGKSQEDIAQKLNKQTKEVYRLREKISYHAVRVFALKGKPELVESWLSISLQEHNLGLTQNQWQQLDEKLTPLGRQILALRKAGNSIEAIAEQLKLKTHQVLGEWTKVYLTAQALRTQE, from the coding sequence ATGGGGGTTGTGATGCAAACTTCAAAATTGAGTTTCGAGGAATGCAATCTCACTATGACAATGGATGTGGAAAAACTGGCTCTAGATTGGCAAAAGCGCCTGGCTGTCGAATGTCCAGACCAAAATGAAGCCGCAAGGCAAAGCATTATTCTCTGGCTGTTGGGATCTGACTCAAAACGGTTCGATCTGTATAATCCTAAAGAACTCGATATCGCCAAGCAAGCTATGGAGTATCGCTGGAGGATTTTACGTCAACGCTACTTGGGGCTGGGGCGAGAACGTGCTTATCGCAACTTGATAACCCGATTGGGGAGTTTAGTAACATTACGGAATAAGATTCAGACTTGGGTTTCCCTCAGTCGCGATCGCCAGCGTAGTGTAATGGATGTATTACAAGAAGTACTCCAAGAATTACTCCAAAACGACAGCCAGATGCAACAGCAAATGGCTGATATTGCCAAATATACAACCGATAGAAGATTGGGAGATGCTCTGCTATTTGCCAGTTTAGAAGAATATTGTTTGCGGCCAGTAAGGAATCAACCCCTATTAGCTTATCGATTTGTGAATTATTTGCGTCGCACTCAGCGCGGTGGTTTAACCCAAGTGCCAGGGCGTGATTTGGTTCGACTAGTTTCAGAAGAAGTTCTCACAGATGACAGTGACAATCGAGTTAATTTAGTCGATAGTCAGGCGATCGCAGAATATCAAGAAGCACAACAACTAGAGGAACAACAAGGGCTGCGCCAGTCAGTACAAAAAGAATTTGAAGATTATTTACAAGAAAATCTGGGAACAGATGCAGTGGAATGGCTACGACTCTATCTGCAAGGTAAGTCCCAGGAAGACATCGCCCAGAAACTGAATAAGCAGACTAAAGAGGTATATCGATTACGAGAAAAAATTAGTTATCATGCTGTGCGTGTTTTTGCCCTCAAAGGTAAACCAGAACTCGTGGAAAGTTGGCTCTCAATTTCTTTGCAAGAACATAACTTGGGGTTAACACAAAACCAATGGCAGCAACTTGATGAAAAATTGACTCCTCTGGGGCGGCAGATTTTAGCTTTGCGGAAAGCGGGTAATTCAATAGAAGCCATAGCCGAACAGTTAAAACTCAAAACCCATCAAGTGCTAGGCGAATGGACAAAAGTCTATCTGACAGCCCAAGCTTTAAGAACCCAGGAGTAG
- a CDS encoding pilus assembly protein PilB encodes MLSSKGELNDTAANGQQMLTATQTKWEEKGDREQIFHLIDHLLSFEACLYHQILPFGLEDKNLLLGMVHPQESEALDYVGRILSSINCTMVIEAIAADAHRRILSAYLNHKNTSQLDAQQVHQPTVDFPATNSPATIADIPSPFLDADSESNQQPVLMVFQTQKRQNSGQRVDLPPIPEVDQSSQIPISTTQPGEDSEATSSNNLPVFPTQASELLSPIELLTTLPPKKLLEELLGRILAGGIGRLYLERQAYEGRILWSDNGVLQSVLDKLPLSVFQGVLNELKRFASLPVTTIAEPKQVEKEYVYQKNRLLLRLRVMPGIYGEEATLQVLRGAALKFYQQQQLTRISRDALGISQQLSIKLHELQERLLLNPSLDSQQLEALVTLNQLVKNLDQQIKILALDSNLPTKSKSSISK; translated from the coding sequence ATGTTGTCTTCAAAGGGCGAACTAAATGATACAGCAGCAAATGGACAGCAAATGCTAACTGCCACTCAAACTAAGTGGGAGGAAAAAGGCGATCGCGAACAAATATTCCACTTAATCGATCATCTTTTGTCCTTTGAAGCTTGCCTCTACCACCAAATTTTGCCCTTTGGATTAGAAGACAAAAACCTCTTGTTAGGCATGGTTCATCCACAAGAGAGCGAAGCCCTAGATTACGTTGGTCGCATTTTGTCTTCTATCAATTGCACAATGGTGATTGAGGCGATCGCAGCTGATGCCCACCGCAGAATATTATCAGCCTACCTCAACCATAAGAATACATCTCAGCTAGATGCCCAACAAGTGCATCAGCCAACAGTGGACTTTCCCGCAACAAATAGCCCAGCTACGATTGCTGACATACCTAGTCCTTTCTTAGATGCCGACTCGGAATCAAATCAACAACCAGTATTGATGGTGTTTCAGACACAAAAGCGTCAAAATTCTGGGCAGCGGGTAGACTTGCCTCCTATCCCAGAAGTAGATCAATCATCTCAGATCCCTATTTCCACAACTCAACCGGGAGAGGATTCTGAAGCCACATCATCAAACAATTTACCTGTTTTTCCCACACAAGCTTCCGAACTACTGAGTCCGATTGAGTTGCTAACAACACTACCACCAAAAAAATTACTAGAAGAATTACTAGGGCGAATCTTGGCTGGGGGAATTGGTCGGCTGTACTTAGAAAGACAAGCTTACGAAGGCAGAATACTGTGGAGTGACAATGGAGTTTTGCAATCTGTATTAGACAAACTGCCGCTCTCAGTTTTTCAAGGAGTATTGAATGAATTAAAGCGGTTTGCTTCCCTGCCTGTAACCACGATTGCAGAACCAAAACAAGTAGAAAAGGAATACGTATATCAAAAAAATCGCTTATTATTACGCTTGCGAGTCATGCCGGGAATCTACGGCGAAGAGGCAACACTCCAAGTATTGCGGGGAGCAGCATTAAAATTCTATCAACAACAACAATTGACGCGTATAAGCCGCGATGCTTTAGGAATTTCTCAGCAACTAAGCATTAAGTTACATGAACTACAAGAACGACTTTTACTGAATCCTAGCCTTGATTCTCAGCAATTAGAGGCTTTAGTTACCCTGAATCAATTAGTGAAAAATTTAGACCAACAGATCAAAATACTGGCACTAGATAGCAATTTACCAACAAAGAGTAAATCATCGATTAGTAAGTGA
- a CDS encoding Crp/Fnr family transcriptional regulator, which yields MLTEVFSELFPLMSTANPQTLEWLLNVAIEHEYPSGRAVVMEDAWGNAVYFVVSGWVKVRRTVGDDSVALAIFGRGDFFGEMAILDESPRSTDVIALSPVKLLSISRERFIQILFKDPQLHHRMLQLMVRRLRQINVRLQMRSSPPAVKLAHTLVTLGESYGQESDLGREIFNIPFKDLAEVTEIGVEETAKIMEKLHEKGWIKIDSANNITYLVNFKQLMNLAGKV from the coding sequence ATGTTAACTGAGGTTTTTAGTGAACTTTTCCCCTTAATGAGTACAGCCAATCCACAGACATTGGAATGGCTACTCAACGTTGCAATTGAACATGAATACCCATCTGGGCGAGCCGTTGTGATGGAAGATGCCTGGGGTAACGCCGTTTACTTCGTGGTTTCTGGTTGGGTCAAAGTCCGACGTACCGTCGGGGACGATTCAGTAGCTCTGGCAATTTTTGGGCGTGGCGATTTTTTTGGAGAAATGGCAATTTTGGATGAATCTCCACGCTCAACTGATGTCATTGCCCTTTCACCCGTGAAGTTGCTGAGTATTTCCAGAGAGCGGTTTATTCAAATATTGTTTAAAGACCCACAGTTACATCACAGAATGTTGCAACTGATGGTGCGGCGATTGCGACAAATTAACGTGCGCTTGCAAATGCGGTCTTCACCACCAGCAGTTAAACTCGCTCATACTCTAGTGACTTTAGGTGAAAGCTATGGTCAGGAATCAGACTTAGGAAGAGAAATTTTTAACATTCCCTTTAAAGATTTAGCAGAGGTGACAGAAATCGGCGTTGAAGAAACCGCCAAAATCATGGAAAAGCTGCATGAAAAAGGGTGGATAAAAATTGATAGCGCCAACAACATCACTTATCTTGTGAACTTCAAACAGTTGATGAACTTGGCTGGCAAAGTGTAA
- a CDS encoding ABC transporter ATP-binding protein — MKADSKPNYTILEVQELDVNYGGIQALKKINLIIQKGEVVTLIGANGAGKTTTLRAISKVVNPKSGVIIYNGHNINRRQTHEVVQLGIAHCPEGRRVLARQTVFDNLLLGAYIRSNQAEVKADIQRQFELFPRLSQRRNQLAGTLSGGEQQMLAIARAVMSKPQLLLLDEPSLGLAPAIVREIFSIIENLRATGVTILLVEQNANLALQIADRGYVLEAGSITLTGAASELISDERVKKAYLG; from the coding sequence ATGAAAGCCGATAGTAAGCCAAACTATACAATTTTAGAAGTTCAAGAACTTGATGTTAATTATGGCGGTATCCAAGCTCTAAAAAAGATTAATTTAATTATTCAAAAAGGCGAAGTGGTTACTTTAATTGGTGCTAATGGTGCTGGTAAAACTACCACACTCCGCGCTATATCTAAAGTAGTTAATCCTAAGAGTGGTGTAATTATCTATAATGGACATAATATTAACCGCCGCCAAACTCATGAAGTTGTCCAACTTGGTATCGCTCATTGTCCTGAAGGACGCAGAGTATTAGCGCGGCAAACTGTATTTGATAATTTACTTTTGGGTGCTTATATTCGCTCCAATCAAGCGGAGGTAAAAGCAGATATTCAGCGCCAATTTGAGCTATTTCCCCGCTTATCCCAAAGACGCAATCAACTAGCAGGAACTCTCAGCGGTGGTGAACAACAAATGTTAGCGATCGCACGTGCTGTAATGAGTAAACCACAACTCTTACTTTTAGATGAGCCTAGCTTAGGTTTAGCACCTGCGATCGTCCGGGAAATCTTCTCTATTATTGAAAATCTCCGGGCTACAGGCGTGACTATATTGTTAGTTGAACAAAATGCAAATCTTGCACTACAAATTGCCGATCGTGGTTATGTTCTAGAGGCTGGTTCTATAACTTTAACAGGCGCAGCATCAGAATTAATTAGTGATGAGCGAGTTAAAAAAGCTTATTTAGGGTGA
- a CDS encoding Uma2 family endonuclease produces MVKSPTKPLTLEEFLKLSETKPSLEYINGQIIQKPMPQGKHSILQGELVSNINSVTKPQRIALAFPELRCTFGGRSIVPDIAVFAWERILLDERGEVANVFKTYPDWTIEILSPDQSQTKVTGNILHCLKHGSCFGWLIDPDEHSVLVYPPKQQPELLQEEQEILPVPDLVSDFQLTVGQLFGWLKL; encoded by the coding sequence ATGGTAAAATCACCAACTAAGCCTCTAACTTTGGAAGAGTTTTTAAAACTATCAGAAACAAAGCCTAGCTTAGAATACATCAACGGTCAAATTATTCAAAAGCCAATGCCACAGGGAAAACATAGTATTCTTCAAGGTGAACTAGTCAGTAATATCAATTCTGTAACCAAACCTCAAAGAATTGCCCTTGCATTTCCAGAATTGCGATGTACTTTTGGCGGGCGTTCAATTGTCCCTGATATAGCTGTGTTTGCTTGGGAACGGATTTTATTAGACGAGCGTGGAGAAGTAGCAAATGTCTTTAAGACATATCCAGACTGGACAATTGAGATTCTTTCGCCCGATCAAAGCCAGACTAAAGTAACTGGAAATATTCTACATTGTTTAAAACATGGTAGTTGCTTCGGTTGGCTGATTGATCCAGATGAGCATTCTGTTTTGGTTTATCCACCAAAGCAGCAACCAGAACTTTTACAAGAAGAACAAGAAATATTACCAGTTCCCGATTTAGTTAGCGATTTTCAATTAACTGTAGGGCAACTATTTGGATGGTTGAAGTTGTAA
- a CDS encoding histidine phosphatase family protein, whose translation MSQIVWIARHANRLDFVNPDWFLTAERRYDPPLSDDGMLQAQQLARRLKKEKIGHIFASPFLRTVQTANAVAEMLNLPIKLETGLSEWLNPVWMTEEPERLSTPALAKLFPRIDTSYTSRIAAKFPETHEKVRERSGQTARCLATEFFPEDILLVAHGASVLGGAMGLVGEIAKTEVKASLCSLVKVVRQEPEWLLELTGDTSHLTHIEEVIRFA comes from the coding sequence ATGAGTCAAATAGTCTGGATAGCAAGACACGCTAACCGCCTCGACTTTGTAAACCCCGATTGGTTTCTCACCGCCGAACGACGCTACGATCCACCGTTGTCTGATGATGGTATGCTTCAGGCACAGCAGTTAGCTAGACGATTGAAAAAAGAAAAGATTGGACATATTTTCGCTTCTCCTTTTCTGCGAACCGTACAAACAGCAAACGCAGTTGCAGAAATGCTCAACTTGCCGATTAAACTCGAAACAGGTTTGAGTGAATGGCTAAACCCAGTTTGGATGACGGAAGAACCTGAAAGACTCTCAACTCCAGCTTTAGCGAAGTTATTCCCCAGAATTGACACCAGCTATACCTCGCGTATCGCCGCCAAATTTCCTGAAACCCACGAAAAAGTGCGAGAACGTTCTGGACAAACTGCTAGATGTTTAGCTACTGAGTTCTTCCCAGAGGATATACTGCTAGTGGCGCATGGTGCATCTGTGTTGGGCGGAGCAATGGGACTAGTGGGGGAAATTGCCAAAACAGAAGTTAAGGCTTCTTTGTGTTCTTTGGTAAAAGTGGTACGCCAGGAACCAGAATGGTTATTGGAACTAACGGGAGATACTTCCCATTTAACCCACATAGAAGAAGTTATTCGATTTGCTTAA
- a CDS encoding response regulator codes for MNLINDFCLAVGILKGVQVLVVDNDRDSRDLYAFLLEDLSANVITAGSIKEALEILSWFTPNIIVSEIRFLGESVYTLLNTLDAMEANNGKHIPIIVTSTSIRGTCDQIPDIEFEEYLLKPFDLDEFVSMIVNQVQKKVTENFCTELLVTN; via the coding sequence ATGAATTTAATCAATGACTTTTGCTTGGCAGTTGGGATACTCAAAGGTGTACAAGTACTCGTGGTAGACAACGATCGCGATAGTAGAGATTTGTATGCTTTTTTACTCGAAGACCTAAGCGCAAATGTGATTACCGCTGGTTCCATAAAGGAAGCTTTAGAAATCCTGAGTTGGTTCACACCCAACATTATTGTCAGTGAAATTCGGTTTTTAGGTGAAAGTGTTTATACATTGCTAAATACATTGGATGCTATGGAAGCAAACAATGGTAAGCATATCCCAATCATTGTGACTTCAACATCTATCAGAGGTACTTGTGACCAAATTCCAGATATAGAGTTTGAAGAATATTTACTTAAGCCATTCGACCTTGACGAATTTGTTTCTATGATTGTGAATCAAGTACAGAAAAAAGTGACGGAAAATTTTTGCACCGAGTTACTAGTTACAAACTAG
- a CDS encoding Uma2 family endonuclease: MSELQTQLATDTWITANWDEYIQIIENPAYEKAKGYYHNGQMRIEMPPLGHDHACDNTIIAFAVNLFCTIKGIPAKGLTNCTYRKTGFKEAQPDVSYYIGENADVIPYGTSIINLDIYPPPDLVIEVANTSLADDQGEKRLLYEDLGVKEYWILNVQNVQVMAFAIENQGSRRITESQVLPGLAISLLNDALRQTRQINQSQVGAWLLTQFQQ, translated from the coding sequence ATGAGCGAATTACAGACCCAACTAGCAACCGATACCTGGATAACAGCAAATTGGGATGAATATATCCAAATAATTGAAAATCCTGCCTACGAAAAAGCTAAGGGCTACTACCACAATGGACAGATGAGGATTGAAATGCCTCCACTAGGACATGACCACGCCTGCGACAATACAATTATTGCCTTTGCTGTTAACCTTTTTTGCACAATCAAAGGCATCCCTGCCAAAGGCTTAACTAATTGTACATATCGGAAAACAGGCTTTAAGGAAGCTCAACCTGATGTGTCTTATTATATTGGTGAAAATGCTGATGTCATTCCCTACGGTACTTCTATCATCAATTTAGATATCTATCCACCACCAGATTTAGTTATTGAAGTGGCTAATACCTCACTTGCTGACGATCAAGGTGAAAAACGACTTTTATACGAAGATTTAGGAGTGAAAGAATACTGGATTTTAAATGTCCAGAATGTCCAAGTTATGGCTTTTGCCATTGAAAACCAAGGTAGTAGGCGGATTACAGAATCTCAGGTATTACCAGGATTAGCTATTTCTTTATTAAACGATGCATTACGGCAAACTCGTCAAATAAATCAAAGTCAAGTTGGTGCTTGGTTATTAACCCAATTTCAGCAATAA